One Tessaracoccus lacteus DNA window includes the following coding sequences:
- the gyrA gene encoding DNA gyrase subunit A, whose protein sequence is MADDKFGELAIHGRISPVDLQHEIQNSYLDYAMSVIVGRALPDVRDGLKPVHRRVLYAMWDGGYRPDRGWNKCSRVVGEVMGLYHPHGDTAIYDTLVRMAQPWAMRHTLVSGQGNFGSQGNDRAAAMRYTECKMAPLAVEMVREIEQNTVDFRPNYDNREEEPVVLPARFPNLLVNGSTGIAVGMATNIPTHNLREVGEAVQWALAHPDATKEELLEAAISKIHGPDFPGGGLIVGRQGIEDAYRTGRGSVIMRAVIDMEEDAKGRQLLVVTELPYMCNPDALAQKIADLVNSGRLTGIADIRDDTSARTGQRLVIVLKRDAQPRVVMNNLYKHTALQDTFGCNMLAIVDEVPRTLRLDQFISLWLKHQMSVIQRRTQWQLDEAERAAHLDRGLVKALNMLDEVIALIRASRTAEEANTRLQELLDIDELQARNILDQQLRRLASMEIQKIIDRLATLEAKIADLKSILASEERQREIISVELQEIVDKYGDDRRTRIIAADGDFSEEDFIPNEDVVVTITHGGYAKRTRADLYRTQKRGGKGVRGATLRADDEVEHLFATTNHQWILFFTNFGRVYRAKAWQLPEAGRDAKGGHVAGLMNFLPDERIAQVLTINSYEDADYLLLATRHGLVKKTELKAYDSPRQAGVIAINFRDEGDELIGASLVSSEDDVLLISRKGQAIRFQADDSQLRPMGRATSGVTGMKFRDGDELLSMAVLKADVDYDGQYVFTVTDGGFAKRTAVADYRRQGRGGLGIKAMKLVEDRGQLVGGLIVGDADEVMAIKISGQVTRSAVADVPVKGRDTMGVKFVGVKGEDAVGAIALYPESESAEEVDAEAGTEAETATGTVVTEDPSGADQVTAPTTEEDSDE, encoded by the coding sequence ATGGCTGACGACAAGTTCGGCGAACTCGCGATCCACGGGCGCATCTCGCCCGTCGACCTGCAGCACGAGATCCAGAACTCCTACCTCGACTACGCGATGAGCGTGATCGTCGGGCGCGCGCTGCCCGACGTCCGCGACGGCCTCAAGCCCGTCCACCGCCGCGTCCTCTACGCGATGTGGGACGGCGGCTACCGCCCCGACCGCGGCTGGAACAAGTGCTCCCGCGTCGTCGGTGAGGTCATGGGCCTCTACCACCCGCACGGCGATACCGCGATCTACGACACCCTCGTGCGCATGGCGCAGCCGTGGGCCATGCGCCACACGCTCGTCTCCGGGCAGGGCAACTTCGGCTCGCAGGGCAACGACCGCGCCGCGGCCATGCGATACACCGAGTGCAAGATGGCCCCGCTGGCCGTCGAGATGGTCCGCGAGATCGAGCAGAACACCGTCGACTTCCGGCCGAACTATGACAACCGCGAGGAGGAGCCGGTCGTCCTGCCGGCCCGCTTCCCGAACCTCCTGGTCAACGGCTCCACCGGCATCGCGGTCGGTATGGCCACCAACATCCCGACGCATAACCTGCGTGAGGTCGGCGAGGCCGTCCAGTGGGCGCTCGCCCACCCGGACGCCACCAAGGAGGAACTGCTCGAGGCGGCCATCTCCAAGATCCACGGCCCCGATTTCCCCGGCGGCGGCCTGATCGTCGGCCGTCAGGGCATCGAGGACGCGTACCGCACCGGCCGCGGCTCGGTCATCATGCGCGCGGTCATCGACATGGAGGAGGACGCCAAGGGGCGTCAGCTCCTAGTCGTCACCGAGCTGCCGTACATGTGCAACCCGGATGCTCTGGCGCAGAAGATCGCCGACCTGGTGAACTCCGGCCGCCTGACCGGGATCGCAGATATCCGCGACGACACCTCTGCCCGCACGGGCCAGCGCCTTGTCATCGTGCTGAAGCGCGACGCCCAGCCGCGCGTCGTGATGAACAACCTGTACAAGCACACAGCGCTGCAGGACACCTTCGGCTGCAACATGCTGGCGATCGTCGACGAGGTGCCCCGCACCCTGCGCCTCGACCAGTTCATCTCTCTGTGGCTCAAGCACCAGATGAGCGTCATCCAGCGCCGTACGCAGTGGCAGCTGGACGAGGCCGAGCGCGCCGCCCACCTCGACCGTGGCCTGGTCAAGGCCCTGAACATGCTCGACGAGGTCATCGCGCTGATCCGCGCGAGCCGGACCGCCGAGGAGGCGAACACCCGTCTGCAGGAGCTCCTCGACATCGACGAGCTGCAGGCCCGCAACATCCTCGATCAGCAGCTGCGCCGCCTGGCGTCGATGGAGATCCAGAAGATCATCGACAGGTTGGCCACGCTCGAGGCGAAGATCGCCGACCTGAAGAGCATCCTTGCCTCCGAGGAGCGTCAGCGCGAGATCATCTCCGTCGAGCTGCAGGAGATCGTCGACAAGTACGGCGACGACCGACGCACCCGCATCATCGCGGCCGACGGCGACTTCTCCGAGGAGGACTTCATCCCCAACGAGGATGTCGTCGTCACCATCACGCACGGTGGCTACGCCAAGCGCACCAGGGCCGACCTCTACCGCACGCAGAAGCGCGGCGGCAAGGGCGTCCGCGGTGCGACGCTGCGGGCGGACGACGAGGTCGAGCACCTGTTCGCGACCACCAACCACCAGTGGATCCTGTTCTTCACGAATTTCGGCCGCGTCTACCGCGCCAAGGCGTGGCAGCTGCCGGAGGCCGGCCGGGACGCCAAGGGCGGCCACGTCGCGGGGCTGATGAACTTCCTGCCCGACGAGCGCATCGCGCAGGTGCTGACCATCAACTCGTACGAAGACGCCGACTATCTCCTTCTCGCCACCCGACACGGGCTGGTGAAGAAGACCGAGCTCAAGGCTTACGACTCCCCGCGTCAGGCGGGCGTCATCGCGATCAACTTCCGCGACGAGGGCGACGAGCTGATCGGCGCGTCGCTGGTCTCGTCGGAGGACGACGTGCTGCTGATCTCCCGCAAGGGCCAGGCGATCCGCTTCCAGGCCGATGACTCGCAGCTGCGCCCGATGGGCCGCGCGACGTCGGGCGTCACCGGCATGAAGTTCCGCGACGGCGACGAGCTGCTGTCCATGGCGGTGCTGAAGGCCGACGTCGACTATGACGGTCAGTACGTCTTCACCGTCACCGACGGCGGTTTCGCCAAGCGGACCGCGGTCGCGGACTACCGTCGCCAGGGCCGCGGCGGCCTCGGCATCAAGGCGATGAAGCTCGTGGAGGACCGCGGGCAACTCGTCGGCGGCCTGATCGTGGGGGATGCCGACGAGGTGATGGCCATCAAGATCTCCGGCCAGGTCACCCGTTCCGCGGTCGCCGACGTGCCCGTCAAGGGCCGCGACACCATGGGTGTGAAGTTCGTCGGAGTGAAGGGTGAGGACGCCGTCGGGGCCATCGCGCTCTACCCGGAGTCGGAGTCCGCGGAGGAGGTCGACGCTGAGGCCGGTACCGAGGCGGAGACCGCAACGGGTACCGTAGTGACCGAAGACCCCAGTGGCGCCGACCAGGTGACCGCGCCTACCACCGAGGAGGACTCCGATGAGTGA
- a CDS encoding helix-turn-helix transcriptional regulator yields the protein MSTTLTPSTFPMSPVAAALMTKQRFFKPFLIASIKQTMKEQHVSGAELARRTGYPYTTLQRKLAGKSKLYVPDVLHFADALDTLAAEWFENMEAAAEWIVDSLGSAAGLDDVDALANGLEVDPYELLKATMDARTAGTVNLLQPALVRVITRRLRELGMTKAALASAVGMHPTSLSARLNGRQPLDTAEIDRIAAALGIGTAFDLINLADLDAEQVTR from the coding sequence ATGTCCACCACACTCACCCCATCAACGTTCCCTATGTCCCCGGTCGCGGCAGCCTTGATGACCAAGCAGCGCTTCTTCAAGCCGTTCCTGATCGCGTCGATCAAGCAGACGATGAAGGAGCAGCACGTCTCCGGGGCCGAGCTGGCCCGCCGAACGGGCTACCCCTACACGACGTTGCAGAGGAAGCTGGCCGGGAAATCGAAGCTCTACGTCCCCGACGTGCTGCACTTCGCTGACGCGCTAGACACCCTCGCCGCCGAGTGGTTCGAGAACATGGAGGCGGCCGCCGAGTGGATCGTCGACTCCCTCGGAAGTGCCGCCGGCCTCGACGACGTGGACGCCCTCGCCAACGGCCTGGAGGTCGATCCTTACGAGCTGTTGAAGGCGACGATGGACGCCCGTACGGCGGGCACCGTCAACCTGTTGCAGCCCGCACTGGTCCGAGTGATCACGCGGCGGTTGCGCGAGCTGGGAATGACGAAGGCGGCGTTGGCTTCGGCGGTTGGGATGCACCCGACATCGCTCAGCGCGCGGCTCAACGGTCGGCAGCCCCTCGACACGGCCGAGATTGACCGGATCGCGGCCGCGCTCGGCATCGGGACCGCGTTCGATCTGATCAACCTGGCCGACCTCGACGCCGAGCAGGTGACCCGATGA
- a CDS encoding DUF3566 domain-containing protein, with the protein MSENSPRWPGSDGSPGLDFSPYRKAALSEAGRTAAAGGSTKSASSAPDASSTRITPSAKERAERTAKEWAAAPVAGTPSAAPVAPPAEPVSSPSDDEKTGVLGRLQGPVSAESAAEKTAVAPVAAARKPRRTRKARLRLSRIDPWSVMKTTFLFAIAFGVMLVVAVFVLWSVLAGSGALESVNTLINTLIGDADTAFKIEDYLSVSRVLGFAVLIAAIDVVIITAVATLFAFLYNLSAVVMGGLEVTLAED; encoded by the coding sequence ATGAGTGAGAACTCGCCTCGCTGGCCGGGGAGCGATGGTTCCCCCGGCCTCGACTTCTCGCCGTACCGCAAGGCGGCGCTGTCCGAGGCAGGTCGCACCGCGGCTGCCGGAGGGTCGACGAAGTCGGCCTCCAGCGCTCCCGACGCGTCGTCGACGCGCATCACGCCCAGCGCCAAGGAGCGCGCTGAGCGGACCGCGAAGGAGTGGGCGGCCGCGCCCGTCGCAGGCACGCCGTCGGCTGCCCCCGTCGCGCCCCCGGCAGAGCCCGTCTCGAGCCCGTCGGACGATGAGAAGACCGGCGTGCTGGGCCGGCTGCAGGGCCCGGTGTCGGCCGAGTCGGCGGCCGAGAAGACGGCCGTCGCTCCGGTGGCCGCCGCCCGCAAGCCGCGCCGCACGCGCAAGGCCCGCCTGAGGCTGTCGCGCATCGACCCCTGGTCGGTGATGAAGACGACGTTCCTGTTCGCCATCGCCTTCGGCGTGATGCTGGTGGTCGCGGTGTTCGTGCTGTGGTCTGTGCTCGCCGGCTCCGGTGCGCTGGAGAGCGTCAACACCCTGATCAACACGCTCATCGGTGACGCCGACACTGCGTTCAAGATCGAGGACTACCTGTCCGTGTCGCGCGTGCTGGGCTTCGCGGTCCTGATCGCGGCGATCGATGTCGTGATCATCACGGCCGTGGCAACGCTGTTCGCCTTCCTGTACAACCTGTCGGCCGTCGTGATGGGCGGCCTTGAGGTCACTCTCGCGGAGGACTGA
- a CDS encoding sulfite exporter TauE/SafE family protein, translating into MEWIVLGVAALIVGISKTSFGGLGSLAVALFALAMPTKESTAAALILLITGDVVAVLRYRKAADWRLLRALLPAVIPGLLLGAWFLSLVDDLVLKRSIGWLLLAFVLIQLGWQLMASRRPAAEATDGVPHRALSIGAGVAAGFTTMAANAAGPVMALYLQLAKVEKLRFLGTGAWYFFIINLTKVPLSASLGLFTPTVLTTAAALIPVVVVGTFIGMLIIGRIPQRAFDIITLLASVVAAGALLVL; encoded by the coding sequence GTGGAGTGGATCGTTCTGGGCGTCGCGGCGCTGATCGTCGGCATCTCGAAGACGAGCTTCGGCGGGCTGGGGTCGCTGGCCGTCGCGTTGTTCGCGCTCGCGATGCCAACCAAGGAGTCGACGGCGGCAGCGCTGATACTGCTCATCACCGGCGACGTCGTGGCAGTGCTGCGGTACAGGAAGGCGGCCGACTGGCGGCTGCTCCGCGCGCTGCTGCCCGCCGTCATCCCCGGGCTCCTGCTCGGCGCCTGGTTCCTCTCCCTCGTCGACGACCTGGTCCTCAAGCGCTCCATCGGCTGGCTGCTGCTGGCATTCGTCCTGATCCAGCTGGGCTGGCAGCTGATGGCCTCGCGTCGGCCCGCAGCCGAGGCGACAGACGGCGTTCCGCACCGCGCGCTGTCCATCGGCGCGGGTGTCGCTGCAGGGTTCACGACCATGGCCGCCAACGCCGCCGGTCCCGTCATGGCGCTGTACCTCCAGCTGGCGAAGGTGGAGAAGCTCCGGTTCCTCGGCACCGGCGCCTGGTACTTCTTCATCATCAACCTGACGAAGGTGCCGCTCAGCGCGTCGCTGGGGCTGTTCACGCCGACGGTCCTGACGACGGCCGCGGCTCTTATCCCCGTGGTGGTGGTCGGGACGTTCATCGGCATGCTGATCATCGGCCGCATCCCCCAGCGGGCGTTCGACATCATCACGCTGCTGGCCTCGGTCGTCGCCGCCGGCGCTCTGCTTGTTCTCTGA
- the gyrB gene encoding DNA topoisomerase (ATP-hydrolyzing) subunit B yields MEGLQDSADNTVSGSYDADQISVLEGLEAVRKRPGMYIGSTGERGLHHLVYEIVDNSVDEALAGYCDTINVELLDDGGVRVKDNGRGIPVKEHPIEKIPTVTLVLTVLHAGGKFGDGGYKVSGGLHGVGSSVVNALSEKLIVDVRRDGFRFQQTFHLGDPVTELEQLEETDETGTTITFFPSPDIFETTDFSYDTLATRFREMAFLNKGLRITVADERTGHQVLDDEGEPVQHRDEFHYEQGLTDYVKFLSSGKEAIHPSVIDVEAHSPEQGMGVEIAMQWNASYTSSVYTFANTINTTEGGTHEEGFRAALTNTVNRWGDSWGLIRKREDRVSGDDIREGLTAIVSIKVSEPQFEGQTKTKLGNTEARSFVQRVLNDRLGDWFERNPAEGKEIIRKAQSAAQARIAARKARDMARSRKGLLGSSGLPGKLVDCQSTNPAECELFIVEGDSAGGSARGGREPRTQAILPIRGKILNVEKARIDKILANKEVEAIINALGAGMQEDFDLEKLRYHKLVLMADADVDGAHIRTLLLTLLFRFMRPMIDAGHVFLAQPPLFRLRWTNSPHELAYSDEERDKLREQGLAEGKKLPNVNPIQRYKGLGEMNADDLWDTTMDPAKRILLQVSLEDAAQADQMFSVLMGEDVEQRRSFIQRNARDVRFLDI; encoded by the coding sequence ATGGAAGGGCTGCAGGACTCGGCGGACAACACCGTCTCTGGCAGCTACGACGCGGACCAGATCTCGGTCCTCGAGGGTCTCGAGGCAGTGCGTAAGCGTCCCGGCATGTACATCGGGTCCACCGGCGAACGCGGGCTCCATCACCTGGTCTACGAGATCGTCGACAACTCCGTCGACGAGGCCCTGGCCGGCTACTGCGACACCATCAACGTCGAACTGCTCGACGACGGCGGTGTGCGGGTGAAGGACAACGGCCGCGGCATCCCCGTCAAGGAACACCCGATCGAGAAGATCCCCACAGTCACGCTCGTGCTGACCGTGCTCCACGCGGGCGGCAAGTTCGGCGACGGCGGCTACAAAGTCTCCGGCGGCCTGCACGGCGTGGGTTCCTCCGTCGTGAACGCGCTGTCGGAAAAGCTGATCGTCGACGTCCGACGCGACGGCTTCCGCTTCCAGCAGACCTTCCACCTCGGCGATCCCGTCACCGAGCTGGAGCAGTTGGAGGAGACCGACGAGACCGGCACCACCATCACGTTCTTCCCCTCGCCGGACATCTTCGAGACCACCGACTTCTCCTATGACACGCTCGCGACCCGCTTCCGCGAGATGGCGTTCCTGAACAAGGGGCTGAGGATCACCGTCGCCGACGAGCGCACCGGCCACCAGGTCCTCGACGACGAGGGCGAGCCGGTCCAGCACCGCGACGAGTTCCACTACGAGCAGGGTCTCACGGACTACGTGAAGTTCCTGTCATCGGGCAAGGAGGCCATCCACCCGTCGGTGATCGACGTCGAGGCCCACTCCCCCGAGCAGGGGATGGGCGTCGAGATCGCGATGCAGTGGAACGCCAGCTACACGAGCAGCGTCTACACGTTCGCCAACACCATCAACACCACCGAAGGTGGCACGCACGAGGAGGGCTTCCGCGCGGCACTGACCAACACGGTCAACCGCTGGGGCGACTCGTGGGGCCTCATCCGCAAGCGCGAGGACCGCGTCTCCGGCGACGACATCCGCGAGGGCCTGACCGCCATCGTGTCGATCAAGGTCTCCGAGCCGCAGTTCGAGGGCCAGACCAAGACCAAGCTCGGCAACACCGAGGCCCGCAGCTTCGTGCAGCGCGTGCTGAACGACCGCTTGGGCGACTGGTTCGAGCGGAACCCTGCCGAGGGCAAGGAGATCATCCGGAAGGCCCAGTCAGCAGCCCAGGCCCGCATCGCCGCCCGCAAGGCGCGCGACATGGCCCGCTCCCGCAAGGGGCTGCTCGGCTCGTCGGGCCTGCCCGGCAAGCTCGTCGACTGCCAGTCGACCAACCCGGCCGAGTGCGAACTGTTCATCGTCGAGGGCGACTCCGCAGGCGGCTCCGCCCGCGGTGGCCGCGAGCCGAGGACGCAGGCCATCCTGCCCATCCGCGGCAAGATCCTGAACGTCGAGAAGGCCCGCATCGACAAGATCCTCGCCAACAAGGAGGTCGAGGCGATCATCAACGCGCTCGGCGCCGGCATGCAGGAGGACTTCGACCTCGAGAAGCTGCGCTACCACAAGCTCGTCCTGATGGCCGACGCAGACGTCGACGGCGCCCACATCCGCACGCTGCTCCTGACGCTGCTGTTCCGCTTCATGCGCCCGATGATCGACGCGGGCCACGTCTTCCTGGCCCAGCCGCCGCTGTTCCGGCTCCGCTGGACCAACTCGCCCCATGAGCTGGCCTACAGCGACGAGGAGCGCGACAAGCTCCGCGAGCAGGGCCTCGCCGAGGGCAAGAAGCTGCCGAATGTGAACCCGATCCAGCGCTACAAGGGTCTGGGCGAGATGAACGCGGACGACCTGTGGGACACCACGATGGACCCTGCCAAGCGCATCCTGCTCCAGGTCTCGCTGGAGGACGCCGCGCAGGCCGACCAGATGTTCTCCGTCCTGATGGGCGAGGACGTCGAGCAGCGCCGGTCGTTCATCCAGCGCAACGCGCGCGACGTGCGCTTCCTCGACATCTGA
- a CDS encoding alpha-amylase family protein has product MKWIDHTIWWQVYPLGFCGAPIRTGDHSPAPRLRRLYNWLDYIIELGANGLLLGPVFESETHGYDTTDHYRIDARLGGDEEFDQLISRAHERGIKVLLDGVFSHVGYRHPLFQQALVEGRDSAAARLFDIDWEADGGPQPRVFEGHGGLVRLRHDAPETVVFVTDVINHWLDRGADGWRLDAAYSVPPQFWAKVLAGVREKHPDTWILGEVIHGDYPAFVSQSGVDSVTQYELWKAIWSSLKDENLYELDWSLKRHNKFLETFTPNTFIGNHDVTRIASQVDQQKAVVAAALLLLLGGIPSIYAGDEQGFTGVKADTVDGDDAVRPPFPPSPSELLPFGEPVFEAYEALIGIRRRNPWLVNARVDRLDLDDSQYRMCVYATDSDEFLVLHLEQGGRHVKVYRGEHDLLWSTYSWSGAIA; this is encoded by the coding sequence ATGAAGTGGATCGACCACACCATCTGGTGGCAGGTCTACCCCCTGGGGTTCTGCGGGGCGCCGATCCGCACGGGGGACCACTCCCCCGCGCCGCGGCTGCGACGGCTGTACAACTGGCTGGACTACATCATCGAGTTGGGCGCCAACGGGCTGCTGCTAGGCCCGGTGTTCGAGTCCGAGACGCACGGCTACGACACCACCGACCACTACCGCATCGACGCGCGCCTCGGCGGCGACGAGGAGTTCGACCAGCTGATCTCCCGCGCGCACGAGCGCGGCATCAAGGTGCTCCTCGACGGCGTGTTCAGCCACGTCGGCTACCGCCACCCGCTCTTCCAACAGGCGCTCGTCGAGGGCCGAGACAGCGCGGCGGCACGGCTCTTCGACATCGACTGGGAGGCCGACGGCGGCCCACAGCCGCGCGTGTTCGAGGGGCACGGCGGCCTCGTCCGGCTCCGGCACGACGCGCCGGAGACTGTCGTCTTCGTGACCGACGTCATAAACCACTGGCTCGACCGAGGCGCCGACGGCTGGCGCCTGGACGCCGCCTACTCGGTGCCCCCGCAGTTCTGGGCGAAGGTGCTTGCCGGCGTCCGCGAGAAGCACCCCGACACATGGATCCTCGGCGAGGTGATCCACGGCGACTACCCGGCCTTCGTCTCGCAGAGCGGTGTCGACTCGGTCACGCAGTACGAGCTGTGGAAGGCCATCTGGTCCAGCCTGAAGGACGAGAATCTCTACGAGCTGGACTGGTCTCTCAAGCGCCACAACAAGTTCCTGGAGACCTTCACTCCCAACACCTTCATCGGTAACCACGACGTCACGCGGATCGCCAGCCAGGTCGACCAGCAGAAGGCTGTCGTCGCGGCCGCGCTGCTACTGCTCCTCGGAGGCATCCCGTCGATCTATGCGGGGGACGAGCAGGGCTTCACGGGCGTCAAGGCCGACACCGTCGACGGCGACGACGCCGTTCGTCCGCCCTTCCCGCCCTCCCCATCGGAGCTCCTGCCGTTCGGTGAGCCGGTGTTCGAGGCCTACGAAGCCCTGATCGGCATCCGCCGCCGGAATCCGTGGCTCGTCAACGCCCGCGTCGACCGCCTCGACCTCGACGACTCGCAGTACCGGATGTGCGTGTACGCCACGGACAGCGACGAGTTCCTGGTGCTGCACCTTGAGCAGGGCGGCCGGCACGTGAAGGTCTACCGCGGCGAGCATGACCTCCTGTGGTCCACCTACTCCTGGAGCGGTGCGATCGCCTGA